The DNA region ccaccagctttttcgctatttttagaatgcatgagtcgtttgccgtctgctaaacgaagtctttctatattccgtttaggtagagtgcttgagtcgtttagaagccgtttagtaatcgtttagtggatttgtggcacttgggaaggCCGTTTGGGGTGTTGGAGTTAAAACACAtctttgattgaaaaaaaaaaatcttgataggatttttaaaattctttaTTATGAACCAATAAGACAAAGCTCATTCAAATCtaacaattaatataaaagAGATATATGATTTCGACCACGAAAAAAAttattacagtagaacgtcgattatccgggtagcttgggaccggacggttgccggttaatcgatttgcaccgATAATGGAccaagaaatgtcaatttcatataaaaatgaaaaaattcactagttttatgattaatttacTTTGAATCAATAGATGAAatgttagtagaatattatatgaatcaataactataggtttaacaactgttcatgaacaaaaatgaatttcgaaaacaccACTGGCACTACAGAGCTgtacaaaaaactggttgcccacttggcTATCGCTGtaaatgttcgctgtacgcTTGAACAggtgtcacatttatgcgcacggttaatccacccgccggttaatccgcctccggataatcgacgttctactatgttccatacaaaatgtatggcctacacgggtaggcggttgtacgGTTACGTAGAGCTTTTTGGTCGTACACAAAACGGTTAATGCTGGTAGGTAAACCAtctacagtagaacgtcgattatccggggacggattaaccggcaggcggcttaaccgtgcgcatatacctgacagctgttcatacgtacggtgaaagtttgcagcgataatcaattgggtaaccagtttcttgtgtagctctgtagtgtctaggggtattttagaaattcatttttgttcatgaacagttggtaaacctacagttattgattaaaataatattctactaacgattaatcgattgattctaggtgaattaataacaaaactagtgaatttaatatgttttatatgcgtttgacatttcttggacgattatccgtgcaaatcgattaaccggcaaccgtccggtcccgagctgcccggataatcgacgctctactgtatattaaaaaaaatatcttctCGTGATATGGAATTTTCGTTTTGCAGATTAgcatccttccccccccccccccccccccccctctccgcGATCAACACGTCATTTTAACAGAgttaaaaatttcaaaaactaCCAAAAACTACCGATACAATTTTGGTGTTCCTACCGAAATCCGCCAAAcgaatctggccacactgatATGACGTTTCTCGTTGTCAACAAAAAACGTCACAATAAACGGCTTGCGGCGGCCTGTTCGTGTGTTTTGGTGCGATAATTAATGTGCAAACCGTGTTGGAGTGGCCGGCTTGCATAATGCGATAGCAAGTTACGACAAAAGTATTACGGTTGGGCCGAACATGTTTCTACCAAAGTGTGTGGCCACGGTACGGCCGGGCAGTTGCATCATCCGGCACATGTCCCAGCGGCACTTCAACCTGCCGCCGGCCTGCTTCGACACGGACTATCTACTGAACCCGGCCAACCGACAGGCGATCGAAGCGAACATACAGCACCGAAAGGGCATCGGCGACATACAGCTGGTCCAGCGTATCAACGAGCAGCTGTGCGCCGCCCCACAGTCTGAAAGTGAACGGGGCACGCTGCAGGCGCAGCTGGATGCAGAACTGGCCAAACTGCCCAACCGCACCCATCCGGCCGTGGTCGGGTACAGGACGGAGCCGCGCATCATCGAGCGCTACAACGAGCATGCCAAGCGGACCGACCGCAAGTACTTCCAGTTTGGCGACATCTGCAAACGGATGAACCTGTATCGGATGGAAAACTTGGGCAACTTTACCGGCCACCGGTCGTACTACCTCACGGACGAGCTGGCGGAGCTGGAGCACGCGCTGATCTGCTACGCGGTGGACAGTTTGCGACAGCGCAACTTCCAGCTCGTCACCGTGCCGGACGTGCTACCGGGGCGCATCATCGAGAGCTGCGGCATGAGCGTGCACGGCGAGCGGAACCAGGTGTACAAGCTGCACGGGCGGGACGGGCGGGAGCCGCTGTGCCTGTCCGGCACGTCGGAGATGGCGCTGGCGGGGTATCTGGCCGGTCGCGTCCTACCAGCGGACCGGCTGCCGCAGAAGCTGATGGCCGTCAGCCGCTGCTATCGGGCGGAAACGTCCGCCCTGCAGGAGGAGAAGGGCATCTATCGGGTGCATCAGTTCACGAAGGTGGAAATGTTTGCCGTCTGCCAGCCCGGCCAGTCGGCGACCGTGCTGGAGGAGTTCCGGGCCATCGAGGTGCAGCTGTTCGACCAGCTCGGGCTGCACTTTCTCCTGCTCGACATGCCACCGTGCGAGCTGGGCGCACCGGCCTACCGGAAGTACGACATCGAGGCGTGGATGCCGGGCCGCGCCATGTACGGTGAGATATCGAGCTGCAGCGACTGCACGGACTACCAGGCCCGGCGGCTCGGCATTCGGGTTCGGACCGGACAGGAGGAAACGTTCGCCCACACGGTCAACGGGACGGCGTGTGCGATACCCCGCATGCTGATTGCACTGCTGGAAAACTTTCAAAACGAAGACTACACCATCACCGTGCCGGAGGTGCTACGACGGTACATGGGCGGGAAGCAGCTGCTGCGCCGCCGGAAGGTGCTGCCGGAGCTGAAGCTAACTAAACGCCTCGTGCAGGAGGACAcgttttgaataaaacaaacaatcaaacaaaatcgCCCACCCACTATGATACGCGCATCTAGCGAAAAAGTGAGGAAAATGAGATACGCACTCTGAAATGAGATACTCAAGAAACAGCAATCaaaaaatggttttatttttcccctTTGGTAATGCTACTCGAGAAAGTGTGAGGGAATATCGGCGATCGAACGGCAATTCTCGCCGATCAGCAAAGCCGCGAAACGGAATCGTTTTCGACTGTTGTGCGTCGCCTCCGCCCATGGATTGGAAGGGTCCACAGCACAAGCCAAGATTACCACCCCTTACCTAAAGTTATCCCCCTACCCGCCGAGCAGTTGGCACACGAGATGGAGATTAAATCCATTCGAAAGAATTTATGAGCTCCGGAATGGGAAATGAATAGCCGCTGCAGGGGAGCCACGCACTCCCGGCTCATGTGACGTAGAACCGATCCGTTGAGAGCAGCAGGGAGGGCACACAAACATAATGCGAAGTCGGCGAGCTGCGAACCAATGAGGCGTAAAAAGTGTGCGATATTGAATATCGGTAGCTActctagtgatgggaaaaatgaagttttcgtcggaatcgattccggatagtagatCCGGAATTTATTTCCGGAATCGGGGGGAATTGGATTGGACtttggaatcggaatcagctaCGGAGTCGTAATCGGTTCctgaatcggctccagaattagTTCCAGAATCGAAAACGGCtacggaatcggttccggaatcggaatcgtctCTGAAATTggaatcggttctggaattggttccggaatcgaaatcggctccggaattgaaattggctccaaaatcagaatcggcttcgaaatcgaAGTCGGTTTCGGTATCTCCATAAGAATTAGCGTTTGGATCCAATGATGTTACGTATTGTTAGCcgtaaagaataaaaaaaatacttgtaaacgatccattctgaTGGAGATTCTCGGACTAATGTCGCTTctgaaatttatttcaatgcaagaactgattctcccTCCGCAGCTATTTCCATTACTGGAGTCAATACTGATTCTGTTACCAGTGCATATTGCGAATCCCAGGTCGGTTTTGATTTCGGAGCCGTTTCTATTTCTGGATCTGATTCCGAATCCGATccgaaccaattccggagtcaacttctaaatcggctccggaattgactcGGGAATCGGAATGGATTCCAGCACCGGAATCGGCGAtcccggaatcgattccagggTCAACTCTGGAATCATCTCCGGAGTCAACTTCGAAATCGgttccggagtcaactccgaaACTGACTCCGAAACTGACTCCGAAGTCAACTCTGGAACTGCCTCCGAAGTCAACTCTGGAACTGACTGCGAAGACAACTCCGAAATTGACTCcagggtcggaatcgattccatcatcggtatcggctccggaattgattccgaacacgaaatcggaatcgggtaggacCGATTCAGTGCTTCCACCACTACTAGCAACTGTATTCTATTGGCGGCAAATCTAGAGCTTGTTAGTCGGGGGACAACACAGGGCAGGGTGAGGACGGGATAGTGTGTGTATCGTCATCATACGAACGACAACGGCCAGAGGACCATCTAAGGGTCAGGTCTTAACGCCAGAATCGAAATTGCTCAGAAAGCTTTCCATGGGCCATAAACGCAATTTCTCCAGTTCCTTTGCCTGCAAGAAATTGCTGATGTTTGAGAAAAGCTATTTTTTAAGAAAAAGAATTTGTATTGAGTTAAGAAGCAGTAGCAGCTTCGTACCTGAGTAGTTACAGGGTTCAAGCACAATTTTATCGTTTCCTCACTCGTCTCCCATCAAATCAACCTCCCGCGACATGTGCAACGACTTTACCGCCCGACTTTACCGATCATGTGGCAAATGAAGCACAACGGATGACGCTCGGGCTTGGTTTGGATGCCGCAGCACCACCCCATTCCCGCCACGAAAGATTGCGATCACACGGGCGTGTGCCCTCTACCCGGGAAGGGGTGGTCGGGGCGAGCGGGTATACACCACCATAGTCTGCAATCTGCATGCGTGAGCTCAAATTGATTTGAAACAATTCAAATTGTCTTGCGCGAGTTTTTGGCGATGCCCCGCGCTCATCCGGGGTGTAGCGACCACGTGGTGTCAGCGCGGAAGGAGGTGTGTGATCGAACTTGGCAGGCTGGGAAAAATGGTTCAACCTACCCAGGCATAACTCTGCGCCACCTAACGCGTGTGCGGTATAAAAGCAAACGGTCGGCAGATTGTCGTCTCATTACGCCAGCTGTGGTGTAACATCCCGGATCGTGGCTAGTGGGTTCCTTTCGGAGTTAGTGTCGCCAGCagtggtagcagcagcagcagcagcagcagcagcagcagcagcagccggcagGACATACCTCTCAACCTCTTCTTCTATCAAACCACCGCTAAACCGAAATTCTTCGCCGTAGTTTGTGCCATTGTGCTGAGTGCCGGAAAGTGTCGGAAGTTCCCAGGGAGAGGGccgttaaaaacaaaaccttcgAGTAGTTTCCAACGTGTCTCTAAAGTGTCGCCTCGCAAAGTGAGCCATACTTCGGCGCGATAATGTCCTACATTGGCAACACATCCGATGTGGAGCAGGAGAAGAACCTGTCCGAATACCGGCGGCAGCGCAGCTCCAGCAACCTGATGCCGTCCGGCGCCAAGCAAACGGTCGGCAGCCCGAAAATGTCGGACGTCCTGTGGAACGACAAGCGGGCGGCCAGCCGGGCCGTCAACGCGtctgacgacgacgactcgGAGGTGTCGGACAGCGAGAACTTCCTCGCCAAGGGCGCGTTCCTGCTGACGCCCTCGCACGAGCTCTCGATGGACCGGGCCGCGCTGATCTGCGAGAAGATGAACTTCAAGGGCTGCTTCAGCCTGACGAAAACCGCTACCGGGATACTGTTCAAGTTTTCTAACCCGGAGGACTACCAGGCGGTGTTCAAGAAGGGCTTCCATAAGGTGACCGGCGCCCGGTTCTACAAAAAGATTGCCATCCCCTGCCGGCCGCAGAAAACGTTCATGCTGTACGTATTCGACGTGCCGGAGGACCTGCCGGAGGAAGACATCC from Anopheles coluzzii chromosome X, AcolN3, whole genome shotgun sequence includes:
- the LOC120948585 gene encoding serine--tRNA ligase, mitochondrial — protein: MFLPKCVATVRPGSCIIRHMSQRHFNLPPACFDTDYLLNPANRQAIEANIQHRKGIGDIQLVQRINEQLCAAPQSESERGTLQAQLDAELAKLPNRTHPAVVGYRTEPRIIERYNEHAKRTDRKYFQFGDICKRMNLYRMENLGNFTGHRSYYLTDELAELEHALICYAVDSLRQRNFQLVTVPDVLPGRIIESCGMSVHGERNQVYKLHGRDGREPLCLSGTSEMALAGYLAGRVLPADRLPQKLMAVSRCYRAETSALQEEKGIYRVHQFTKVEMFAVCQPGQSATVLEEFRAIEVQLFDQLGLHFLLLDMPPCELGAPAYRKYDIEAWMPGRAMYGEISSCSDCTDYQARRLGIRVRTGQEETFAHTVNGTACAIPRMLIALLENFQNEDYTITVPEVLRRYMGGKQLLRRRKVLPELKLTKRLVQEDTF
- the LOC120948594 gene encoding uncharacterized protein LOC120948594 — its product is MSYIGNTSDVEQEKNLSEYRRQRSSSNLMPSGAKQTVGSPKMSDVLWNDKRAASRAVNASDDDDSEVSDSENFLAKGAFLLTPSHELSMDRAALICEKMNFKGCFSLTKTATGILFKFSNPEDYQAVFKKGFHKVTGARFYKKIAIPCRPQKTFMLYVFDVPEDLPEEDIRHSLYRFNSVVEVVRLVVQYQKPAIQPDPGQMHATATGASQTKPQVPKLPTTKPIDEQDVALQKESPPPPIRITLASLEEYNHLLQNGLDFYGATFFPTEAQLPPHAAKIATKRGTRMIDGSIPGRVRELLPVFDAAGFSKIPPPASKTIKPRP